In the Alligator mississippiensis isolate rAllMis1 chromosome 7, rAllMis1, whole genome shotgun sequence genome, one interval contains:
- the LOC132251490 gene encoding olfactory receptor 10A7-like: MENTDGGNKTSITEFILLGFGNFPELQILFFLLFLVTYIVTMTGNILILSLVVADQRLQTPMYFFLGNLSCLEAFYTSAILPRMLASFLTENRTVSVRGCIVQMFFFAFLASTECCLLAAMSYDRNIAICKPLYYVALMNGRICLHLAAGSWLTGILATTVTTCWMSQLIFCGQNQIDHFFCDYTALIKLSCSDTSLMILVTQVFTVILILPPFLLTLMSYMCIIANILGIPSTIGRQKAFSTCSSHLIVVILYYGTIIIVYLLPDTSTLRPLNKVFSVFYTILTPLINPLIYSLRNKEVKEALRKALNQIRTFITNCQIFQTYLL, translated from the coding sequence ATGGAAAACACAGATGGAGGAAATAAAACATCTATAACAGAATTCATCCTCCTGGGATTTGGAAATTTCCCTGAACTGcagattcttttcttcctgctgttccTAGTCACCTACATTGTAACAATGACTGGGAACATCCTCATCTTGTCACTGGTTGTGGCTGATCAGCGCCTTCAGAcacccatgtatttcttcctggggAACTTGTCCTGCTTGGAGGCCTTCTACACGTCTGCTATCttgcccaggatgctggccagcttTCTAACGGAGAACAGGACTGTTTCTGTTAGGGGTTGCATTGTgcaaatgtttttctttgcttttttggcaTCTACTGAATGTTGCCTTCTGGCAGCGATGTCTTATGACCGGAACATAGCAATCTGCAAACCACTCTACTATGTGGCCCTTATGAATGGAAGAATATGCTTACATCTGGCAGCTGGCTCTTGGCTTACTGGGATTCTAGCTACTACCGTCACAACATGTTGGATGTCACAACTGATCTTCTGTGGTCAAAATCAAATCGACCATTTTTTTTGTGATTACACTGCATTAATCAAACTTTCCTGCAGTGACACCAGCCTGATGATTCTTGTGACCCAGGTGTTCACAGTCATATTGATTCTACCCCCATTTCTCTTGACCCTGATGTCCTACATGTGCATCATTGCCAACATCCTGGGGATTCCCTCCACCATTGGGAGGCAAAAAGCATTTTCCACCTGTTCCTCTCACCTCATTGTTGTAATACTCTACTATGGAACTATAATCATTGTCTATCTGCTACCAGACACCAGCACACTGAGACCCTTAAACAAAGTGTTCTCTGTTTTCTACACAATCTTGACTCCTCTGATCAACCCTCTGATCTACAGTTTGAGAAACAAAGAGGTCAAGGAGGCTCTGAGGAAGGCTCTCAATCAGATTCGGACCTTCATTACAAACTGCCAAATATTTCAAACATATTTGTTATAA